In Miniphocaeibacter halophilus, the following proteins share a genomic window:
- a CDS encoding YncE family protein, with the protein MDRKLNKESIFILIATFVLTLIFLLVFGWGEANIEIYTYEPKTNLVETNSDPVYSEEIFAKTLQEYPEVNDLTLFEDIVNNDKATIDYSDIPVMPGLKATKTLNNLNEKTEMCTSMTPQGVTIAEDYLITSAYDSHGIHNSVLYVQDINTNELIKTIVLKGKPHVGGIAYNHKSKELWVCGRRKNRAEIFSIKLEDIEKYDFNKKNKPIKYNQRVLLNNISRASYITYFEDALYVGFFNPLGKGSVKQYLLNEDGEVEGQYSFENLIDKFNILADAISSEDTLEKVQGIAFFEDYSILAQSYGPGESKLYIFNKDLNKSIYHSSDALAEFTMPSHLEQIYENDGYLYMVFESAANKYRKSSKNKIDRIISIDLEGFIRLVLEEEVSNE; encoded by the coding sequence TTGGATAGAAAGTTAAATAAAGAAAGTATATTTATTTTAATAGCTACTTTTGTTTTAACATTAATATTTTTATTAGTGTTTGGATGGGGTGAAGCTAATATTGAAATATATACATATGAGCCAAAAACAAATTTAGTTGAAACAAATTCTGATCCTGTATATTCGGAAGAAATATTTGCAAAAACCTTGCAAGAATATCCTGAGGTAAATGATTTGACTTTATTTGAAGATATTGTTAATAATGATAAGGCAACTATAGACTACAGTGATATTCCCGTTATGCCAGGATTAAAAGCAACTAAAACACTAAATAATTTAAATGAAAAAACAGAAATGTGCACTTCCATGACTCCTCAAGGAGTTACTATTGCAGAAGATTATTTAATAACTTCAGCATATGATAGTCATGGTATTCATAATTCTGTTTTATATGTGCAGGATATTAATACAAATGAATTAATTAAAACAATTGTCTTAAAAGGTAAACCTCATGTTGGTGGAATAGCTTATAATCATAAATCTAAGGAACTTTGGGTTTGTGGAAGAAGAAAGAACAGGGCGGAAATTTTTTCAATTAAATTGGAAGATATTGAAAAATATGATTTTAATAAAAAGAATAAACCTATTAAATATAATCAAAGGGTATTGTTAAATAATATTAGTAGAGCTTCCTATATAACATATTTTGAAGATGCCCTTTATGTTGGATTCTTTAATCCTTTAGGTAAGGGTAGTGTTAAACAGTATTTACTAAATGAAGATGGGGAAGTAGAAGGACAATACTCTTTTGAAAATTTAATAGATAAATTCAATATATTAGCAGATGCAATTTCCAGTGAAGATACCTTAGAAAAAGTCCAAGGTATAGCCTTTTTTGAAGATTATAGTATTTTAGCTCAATCCTATGGACCGGGGGAATCTAAGTTATATATTTTCAATAAGGATTTAAATAAGAGCATATATCATAGTTCAGATGCCTTGGCAGAGTTTACAATGCCATCCCACTTAGAACAAATTTATGAAAATGACGGATATTTATATATGGTATTTGAATCAGCAGCAAATAAATATCGTAAGTCCAGTAAAAATAAAATAGATAGAATTATTTCAATAGATTTAGAGGGATTTATTAGATTGGTTTTAGAGGAGGAGGTAAGTAATGAATAA
- a CDS encoding pirin family protein, with the protein MKKREVIDTVKGFRTQDGAGVSLVRVLGHSTVGDFDPFLMLDSFDSENPDDYIAGFPTHPHRGIETITYLVNGEMDHEDTLGNKGKILSGDAQWMTAGSGILHSEMPKPTDRLLGLQLWINLPKDDKMTTPKYFDIKAKDMPTKDYGDYTVKVISGEFDDLKGATPHHLQATLYDIALKNGKKIEIPTKPNEKVFIFTLLGECKIDGKLYDEKTAILFNQGDSIEVEGASDDLRFTFYSAPILDEDVAWGGPIVMNTREELNQAFIELEEGTFIKERPEE; encoded by the coding sequence ATGAAAAAAAGGGAAGTTATAGATACAGTAAAGGGTTTTAGAACTCAAGATGGAGCAGGAGTTAGTCTAGTAAGGGTTTTAGGTCACAGTACAGTTGGGGATTTTGATCCGTTTTTAATGTTAGACTCTTTCGATTCAGAAAATCCAGATGATTATATTGCAGGTTTTCCAACCCATCCTCATAGGGGAATAGAAACGATAACTTATTTAGTAAATGGTGAAATGGACCATGAGGATACTTTAGGAAATAAAGGAAAGATTTTATCGGGAGATGCTCAATGGATGACAGCCGGTAGCGGAATTTTACATTCAGAAATGCCAAAACCTACAGATAGATTATTGGGTTTACAATTATGGATTAACCTACCAAAAGATGATAAAATGACAACTCCTAAATATTTTGATATTAAAGCAAAGGATATGCCTACTAAGGATTATGGTGATTATACGGTTAAGGTTATATCAGGAGAATTTGATGATTTAAAAGGTGCAACACCACATCATCTTCAAGCGACCTTATATGATATTGCTTTAAAAAATGGTAAGAAAATTGAAATACCAACTAAACCAAATGAAAAGGTGTTTATTTTTACTTTACTTGGTGAATGTAAAATAGATGGTAAACTCTATGATGAAAAAACAGCTATTTTATTTAATCAAGGAGATTCTATTGAAGTAGAAGGAGCGTCAGATGATTTAAGATTTACATTTTATTCTGCTCCAATATTAGATGAAGATGTAGCTTGGGGTGGTCCTATTGTTATGAATACTCGTGAGGAACTAAATCAAGCTTTTATTGAGTTAGAAGAAGGAACTTTCATTAAAGAAAGACCAGAAGAATAA